A genomic segment from Nicotiana tabacum cultivar K326 chromosome 9, ASM71507v2, whole genome shotgun sequence encodes:
- the LOC107785494 gene encoding uncharacterized protein LOC107785494 translates to MQVPMGILFQPLYITTITFLIFLSLIFVPVSAVDPFTESLLSLKSEILDHSNSLSDWILSSDSVVNSPTEKIFACSWTGVKCNENSSLIIGLDLSVKNLGGVFSEGQFSPFSDLLDLNLSHNSFSEKLPAGIFNLTKLKSLDISRNNFSGHFPSGISNLVNLVILDVFSNSFSGPLPKDVSQIESLKVLNFAGSYFSGSIPSEFGSFKNLDFIHLAGNSLSGKIPSELGMLKTVTHMEIGYNSYEGSIPWELGNMSKLQYLDIAGANLSGSIPKELSNLTNLESLFLFRNQLNGKIPFEFGKISSLSSLDLSDNLLSGSIPESFSELKNLKLLSVMYNDLSGTIPKGIAKLPLLDTLLIWDNFFSGSLPKDLGKYSKLKYLDVSTNYFVGNIPPDICSNGVLLKLILFSNNFSGGVSPSLSNCSSLVRIRIEDNSFSGDISLNFGNFPDLSYVDMSRNRFGGGIPANIALVSKLQYFNVSNNPNLGGIIPEKALSLSLQNFSATNCSISGDFPPFGPCKSLLVLELSMNNVSGIIPQSIGNCQSLVSIDLANNNLSGHIPVEFASLPSISVVDLSHNGFNGPIPAKFGSSSSLKLLNVSFNNLSGSIPLEKSFKVMDGSAFWGNPNLCGEPLRPCRHGPNGLELGSRRTQKLAWVLITCGVVVVAITAAVFGVLHFRRGGKGKWKMVSFSGLPRFTANDVLRSFNSVEEAKDLVPPLVAADCKAVLPTGITVLVKKIEWRPEGMNSMLDLIARMGSARQKNLTRLLGCCYNKQMAYLLYDYLPNGNLAERIRTKRDWATKYKIIVGIARGLCFLHHNCYPAIPHGDLKANNIVFDENMEPHLTEFGVKFLNQLNNGPVQARVGNETGEIDRAIKEELYTDIYNFGEVILEILTNGKLSNAATNIQNTSKEVLLREVLYENDVAPSNSVQEEIKLVLEVASLCTRSRSSDRPSMEEALKLLSGLKKQG, encoded by the exons ATGCAAGTCCCAATGGGGATACTTTTTCAGCCTTTGTACATCACTACTATTACTTTCTTGATTTTCCTTTCTTTAATCTTTGTTCCAGTTTCAGCTGTTGATCCTTTTACAGAATCACTCTTGAgcttaaaatctgaaattcttgaTCATTCAAACAGTCTAAGTGACTGGATTTTGTCTTCTGATTCTGTAGTGAATAGCCCTACTGAGAAAATATTTGCATGTTCTTGGACTGGTGTAAAATGCAATGAAAATTCTTCTTTGATCATTGGTTTGGATCTTTCAGTGAAAAATCTTGGTGGGGTTTTTTCAGAAGGTCAATTCAGTCCTTTTAGTGATCTTCTTGATCTGAATTTGAGTCACAACTCATTTTCTGAGAAACTTCCTGCTGGTATTTTCAACCTTACAAAACTGAAAAGTTTGGATATAAGTAGAAACAATTTTTCTGGTCATTTTCCTAGTGGAATTTCAAATCTTGTAAATCTTGTAATTCTTGATGTTTTTAGTAATAGTTTCTCAGGTCCTTTACCTAAAGATGTTTCACAAATTGAGTCACTCAAAGTACTGAATTTTGCTGGTAGTTATTTCAGTGGTTCAATCCCTTCTGAATTTGGTTCATTCAAGAATCTTGATTTTATTCACTTAGCTGGAAATTCACTAAGTGGTAAAATACCATCAGAATTAGGAATGTTGAAAACAGTTACTCATATGGAAATTGGTTATAATTCATATGAAGGAAGTATTCCTTGGGAATTAGGAAATATGAGTAAGCTTCAGTATCTTGATATTGCTGGTGCAAATTTATCTGGTTCAATACCAAAAGAGCTAAGTAATTTGACCAATCTTGAATCACTTTTCTTGTTCAGAAACCAACTTAATGGAAAAATTCCATTTGAGTTTGGAAAAATCAGTTCTTTATCAAGTTTGGATCTTTCTGATAATTTGCTTTCAGGTTCTATTCCTGAGAGTTTTTCTGAGTTGAAAAATCTAAAACTTCTTAGTGTTATGTATAATGACTTGAGTGGAACTATTCCTAAAGGTATTGCTAAGCTTCCATTGCTTGATACTCTTCTTATTTGGGACAATTTCTTTTCAGGGTCACTACCAAAAGACTTAGGAAAGTATTCAAAGTTGAAATATTTAGATGTTTCAACAAACTATTTTGTTGGTAACATTCCACCAGATATATGTTCAAATGGGGTGTTATTAAAATTGATCCTTTTTTCTAACAATTTCAGTGGTGGAGTTTCTCCATCATTGTCCAATTGTTCCTCTCTTGTTCGAATCCGAATCGAAGATAATTCATTCTCAGGTGATATTTCCTTGAACTTTGGCAATTTTCCTGATTTGTCATATGTTGATATGTCTAGAAATAGGTTTGGTGGAGGGATTCCTGCTAATATTGCCTTAGTTTCAAAGCTTCAATACTTCAATGTGTCTAATAATCCAAATCTTGGAGGTATAATACCAGAAAAGGCATTGTCTTTGTCACTACAGAATTTCTCAGCTACTAATTGTAGTATTTCAGGAGATTTTCCTCCTTTTGGACCATGCAAATCTTTACTCGTTCTCGAGTTGAGTATGAACAATGTTTCTGGCATTATCCCACAAAGTATAGGCAATTGCCAAAGTCTTGTGAGTATAGATTTGGCCAACAATAACTTATCTGGTCATATACCTGTTGAATTTGCTAGTCTTCCTAGTATTAGTGTTGTAGACTTGTCACACAATGGTTTTAATGGTCCAATTCCTGCTAAGTTTGGAAGCTCTTCTAGCTTAAAACTTCTTAATGTGTCGTTCAATAATCTATCGGGTTCGATCCCACTTGAGAAGAGTTTTAAGGTGATGGATGGTAGTGCCTTTTGGGGTAATCCTAATCTGTGTGGGGAACCATTGAGGCCTTGTCGCCACGGACCAAATGGACTAGAGTTAGGAAGTAGAAGGACGCAGAAGTTGGCTTGGGTTCTTATAACTTGTGGAGTTGTGGTAGTAGCTATTACAGCTGCAGTTTTCGGAGTGCTTCACTTCAGAAGAGGAGGtaaagggaagtggaaaatggtTTCTTTTAGTGGACTTCCTCGGTTTACAGCGAATGATGTTTTGAGGAGCTTCAATTCTGTTGAAGAAGCCAAAGATTTGGTGCCACCTTTAGTAGCTGCTGATTGCAAAGCTGTTCTGCCGACAGGAATTACCGTTTTGGTGAAGAAGATCGAATGGAGACCAGAAGGAATGAATTCCATGTTGGACTTGATAGCGAGGATGGGCAGCGCAAGGCAAAAGAATTTGACAAGATTGCTAGGATGTTGCTACAACAAGCAAATGGCTTACTTGTTGTATGATTACTTGCCTAATGGGAATTTGGCCGAAAGGATCCGAACGAAGAGAGATTGGGCGACCAAGTATAAAATCATTGTGGGAATTGCCAGGGGATTGTGTTTCCTGCATCACAATTGCTACCCCGCGATTCCTCACGGAGATTTAAAGGCAAATAACATTGTCTTTGATGAAAACATGGAACCTCATTTGACCGAGTTTGGTGTTAAATTCTTGAATCAGTTAAATAATGGTCCAGTGCAAGCAAGAGTTGGAAATGAAACAG GTGAAATTGACCGAGCTATAAAGGAAGAACTTTACACGGACATATACAACTTTGGGGAGGTCATTCTTGAAATCTTAACAAACGGAAAGCTGTCAAATGCAGCGACGAACATACAGAATACCTCCAAAGAGGTTCTTTTGAGAGAGGTTTTGTATGAGAATGATGTTGCTCCATCGAACTCGGTCCAAGAGGAAATAAAATTGGTTCTTGAAGTCGCTTCGCTTTGCACCAGAAGTAGATCCTCAGATAGGCCATCAATGGAAGAAGCACTAAAACTTCTCTCTGGATTGAAGAAACAAGGGTAA